In a genomic window of Gossypium arboreum isolate Shixiya-1 chromosome 9, ASM2569848v2, whole genome shotgun sequence:
- the LOC108450314 gene encoding type IV inositol polyphosphate 5-phosphatase 7-like, translating to MRDGKAKKSKLSWSKKMVRKWFNIKSKTEDFQADDHVCGGGGEVEYRTSFSEREPCTIKKSKTEKFSRNTEQSRSRRGRMNLDHPRIIDVENYSIFASTWNVAGRSPPSNLNLEDLLHASSPADIYVLGFQEIVPLNAGNILGAEDNGPAKKWLSLIRKTLNNLPGTSGGGGCYTPSPVPQPIVEMDADFEGSSRQKNSSFFHRRSFQTTSSWRMDNDPSIPQPRLDRRFSVCDRVIFGHRPSDYDSSYRWGNRPSDYSRPSDYSRPSDYSRWGSSDDDNGITESPSTVLHSPMSYGGSASNEPGYRMPGHSRYCLVASKQMVGIFITIWVRSELRDHVKNMKVSCVGRGLMGYLGNKGSISVSMLVHQTSFCFICTHLTSGQKEGDELRRNSDVMEILKKTRFPRVHSEANEKSPETILEHDRIIWLGDLNYRIALSYRSAKALVEMQNWRALLENDQLRIEQKRGRVFKGWHEGKIYFPPTYKYSTNSDRYTGDAMHPKEKCRTPAWCDRILWYGEGIHQLSYVRGESKFSDHRPVYGIFWAEVESSRGQLKKSMSYSSSRRIEVEELLPYAHGYTELNFF from the exons ATGAGAGATGGGAAAGCCAAGAAAagcaag CTCTCATGGTCCAAAAAGATGGTCAGAAAATGGTTCAATATCAAGAGCAAAACTGAGGATTTTCAAGCAGATGATCATGTTTGTGGAGGAG GAGGTGAAGTGGAATACAGGACTAGCTTCTCAGAAAGGGAGCCATGCACAATCAAAAAGAGTAAAACAG AAAAATTTAGTAGGAACACGGAGCAAAGTCGGAGCCGGAGAGGGAGAATGAATCTTGATCACCCTCGAATCATAGATGTCGAAAATTATAG CATTTTTGCATCTACATGGAATGTGGCCGGAAGATCGCCACCGAGTAATTTGAATCTAGAAGATTTGCTCCATGCATCATCTCCTGCAGATATATATGTCCTTGG GTTTCAAGAGATAGTTCCTTTGAATGCTGGGAATATTTTGGGTGCAGAAGACAATGGTCCGGCCAAAAAATGGTTGTCTCTCATTAGGAAGACTCTTAACAATCTTCCTGGAACAAGTGGAGGTGGGGGTTGCTATACACCATCTCCTGTTCCTCAGCCTATTGTGGAGATGGATGCTGATTTTGAAGGGTCATCTAGGCAGAAGAATTCGTCGTTCTTTCACCGCAGATCGTTCCAGACAACCAGCAGTTGGAGAATGGACAATGATCCCTCGATTCCACAACCACGACTTGACAGGCGGTTCAGTGTTTGTGATAGGGTAATATTTGGTCATAGGCCAAGTGACTATGATTCTAGTTATAGATGGGGTAATAGGCCCAGTGATTACTCCCGGCCTAGCGATTACTCTAGACCTAGTGATTACTCCAGATGGGGTTCATCAGACGATGATAATGGAATCACAGAATCACCAAGTACTGTATTGCACTCGCCAATGTCCTACGGTGGATCTGCATCCAATGAACCGGGGTATAGGATGCCTGGACATTCAAGGTACTGCTTAGTGGCTAGTAAGCAAATGGTTGGTATATTTATCACAATTTGGGTGAGAAGCGAGTTGAGAGATCATGTTAAAAACATGAAAGTATCTTGTGTTGGCAGAGGATTGATGGGTTATCTTGGAAATAAG GGTTCTATATCTGTCAGTATGTTAGTACATCAAACAAGCTTTTGCTTCATTTGCACTCATTTAACTTCGGGACAAAAGGAGGGTGATGAGCTAAGGAGAAACTCGGATGTTATGGAGATTCTTAAGAAGACGAGGTTTCCACGGGTTCATAGTGAAGCTAATGAGAAGTCCCCTGAAACAATCCTCGAGCATGA TCGAATAATTTGGCTTGGGGATTTGAATTATCGTATTGCTCTCTCTTACCGGTCTGCCAAGGCACTTGTTGAAATGCAGAACTGGAGAGCATTGTTAGAAAATGACCAG CTAAGGATAGAGCAAAAAAGAGGGCGCGTTTTTAAGGGATGGCATGAAGGAAAGATTTACTTCCCACCAACATACAAGTATTCAACTAATTCAGATAGGTATACAGGGGATGCTATGCACCCAAAGGAGAAATGTCGAACTCCAGCTTG GTGTGACCGGATACTGTGGTACGGAGAAGGTATTCATCAATTATCTTATGTCCGTGGGGAATCTAAGTTCTCAGATCACAGACCGGTTTATGGTATATTTTGGGCTGAGGTTGAGTCAAGCCGTGGTCAACTTAAGAAGAGCATGAGTTATTCTAGTTCGAGGAGGATTGAGGTAGAGGAGCTTTTGCCGTATGCGCATGGATACACCGAGCTAAATTTTTTCTAA